In Curtobacterium sp. MCPF17_002, one genomic interval encodes:
- a CDS encoding ABC transporter ATP-binding protein, which produces MTDATGQPGATTRLQAGDTTTEPVVVVDDLTVTFATDGGAVDAVKGVSLDVRPGEVLALVGESGSGKSVTARSILRLMPETATLGGAVYLDGTDVVSVGAQKLRGLRGTAGAMVFQEPSTALNPVFTVGWQIAEGLRAHGGVSKKEARAKAIDYLRRVGIPDPETRVDHYPHQFSGGQKQRVVIASALSLEPSVIIADEPTTALDVTVQAEILDLLRRCRDEFGTAIVIITHNMGVVADLADRVAVMYQGEVVEEAPVDQLFASPQADYTKRLLAAVPRLEASTGVARRAAITEDVAPLVEAKGLEIEYPGRLGSHAFKAVKGVDLAIRPGEVLGLVGESGSGKTTIGRAIAGLTKITGGSLNVLGTEMLGYRERDFKRHRKDIGFVFQDPATSFNPLLTIAECVAEPLVVHGAASSPRAARKQVAELLEAVQLPAAYGDRYPHELSGGQRQRASLARSLALRPKLLIADEPTSALDVSVQARVLELFLELQQDLGFAALFISHDLAVVGALSDRIAVLYRGDLVETGTTAEVLGAPQHPYTQRLLASLPVPDPAEQAERRRTLVALENAGS; this is translated from the coding sequence ATGACGGACGCAACCGGCCAGCCGGGCGCCACCACGCGCCTCCAGGCAGGCGACACCACCACGGAACCCGTCGTCGTCGTCGACGACCTGACCGTCACCTTCGCGACCGACGGCGGCGCCGTCGACGCCGTGAAGGGCGTCAGTCTCGACGTCCGGCCGGGTGAGGTCCTCGCCCTCGTCGGCGAGTCCGGTTCCGGCAAGTCCGTGACCGCGCGGAGCATCCTCCGGCTGATGCCGGAGACGGCGACGCTCGGCGGCGCCGTGTACCTCGACGGCACCGACGTGGTGAGCGTCGGCGCGCAGAAGCTCCGCGGGCTCCGCGGGACGGCGGGCGCGATGGTCTTCCAGGAGCCGTCGACGGCCCTCAACCCGGTCTTCACGGTCGGGTGGCAGATCGCCGAGGGCCTGCGGGCGCACGGCGGGGTCTCCAAGAAGGAGGCGAGGGCGAAGGCCATCGACTACCTCCGCCGTGTCGGCATCCCCGACCCCGAGACCCGCGTCGACCACTACCCGCACCAGTTCTCGGGCGGGCAGAAGCAGCGCGTCGTCATCGCGAGTGCGCTGTCGCTCGAACCGAGCGTCATCATCGCCGACGAGCCGACGACCGCGCTCGACGTGACGGTGCAGGCGGAGATCCTCGACCTGCTCCGTCGGTGCCGCGACGAGTTCGGCACCGCGATCGTGATCATCACGCACAACATGGGCGTCGTCGCCGACCTGGCCGACCGCGTCGCCGTGATGTACCAGGGCGAGGTCGTCGAAGAAGCCCCGGTCGACCAGCTCTTCGCGTCGCCGCAGGCCGACTACACGAAGCGCCTGCTCGCCGCGGTGCCCCGGCTCGAGGCCTCCACGGGCGTCGCCCGGCGCGCCGCGATCACCGAGGACGTCGCGCCCCTCGTCGAGGCGAAGGGGCTCGAGATCGAGTACCCCGGTCGCCTCGGATCGCACGCGTTCAAGGCCGTGAAGGGCGTCGACCTGGCGATCCGTCCGGGCGAGGTCCTCGGCCTGGTGGGGGAGTCCGGCTCCGGCAAGACCACCATCGGCCGCGCGATCGCCGGGCTGACGAAGATCACCGGGGGATCGCTCAACGTGCTCGGCACCGAGATGCTCGGCTACCGGGAGCGTGACTTCAAGCGGCACCGCAAGGACATCGGGTTCGTCTTCCAGGACCCGGCGACCTCGTTCAACCCGCTGCTCACCATCGCCGAGTGCGTCGCCGAGCCCCTCGTCGTGCACGGTGCGGCCTCGAGTCCGCGGGCCGCGCGGAAGCAGGTCGCCGAGCTCCTCGAAGCCGTGCAGCTGCCGGCCGCGTACGGCGACCGGTACCCGCACGAGCTCTCCGGCGGGCAGCGCCAGCGCGCCTCGCTGGCGCGGTCGCTCGCGCTCCGGCCGAAGCTCCTCATCGCGGACGAGCCGACGAGCGCGCTCGACGTCTCCGTGCAGGCGCGGGTGCTCGAGCTGTTCCTCGAGCTGCAGCAGGACCTCGGGTTCGCGGCGCTGTTCATCAGCCACGACCTCGCCGTGGTGGGTGCGCTGTCCGACCGGATCGCCGTGCTCTACCGCGGTGACCTGGTGGAGACGGGCACGACCGCCGAGGTCCTCGGCGCACCGCAGCACCCCTACACGCAGCGTCTCCTCGCGTCCCTCCCGGTCCCGGACCCGGCGGAACAGGCGGAGCGACGGCGTACGCTTGTGGCACTGGAGAACGCCGGGTCCTGA
- a CDS encoding ABC transporter substrate-binding protein has product MASVFKKRTAKWGKRTIALGAGAAATALVLTGCAGGGSGGSDDLNGLIIGTTDKITSLDPAGSYDNGSFAVQNQVFPFLLNTPTGSPDVKPDIATKAEFTDPTTYTVTLKKGLEFANGNKLTSSDVKFSFDRDLKIKNDNGPWSLLANLKSIDTPDATTVVFHLDHADQTWPQVLSSPAGPIVDEDVFSATKLTSAADIVKGNAFAGQYTIKSYKENDLIAYEANPKYDGVLDKAKTKDVTAQYFTKETDLKLAVQKGDVDVAYRSLTPTDITSLRKDKDLQVIDGPGGEIRYVVFNFKTQPFGTGQSGADASKALAVRKAVADVVDRAALAKEVYNDTYTPVYSMVPDGLTGAATPFKSLYGDGQGAPDLDKAKKTLSDAGVSGKIELNIQYSPDHYGSASDDEYALLKSQLESSGLFTVNIQSTVYTTYAVDRTKDAYPEYQLGWFPDFSDADNYLSPFFTKDNFVQNHYDDPTLQGLIADEQEESDESKRADLIEQAQQRQAEQISTLPLLQGKSVAVAGKDVKGVELDASFKFRYGTISK; this is encoded by the coding sequence ATGGCATCCGTGTTCAAGAAGCGCACAGCCAAGTGGGGCAAGCGCACCATCGCGCTCGGCGCCGGCGCAGCAGCAACGGCGCTGGTGCTGACCGGCTGCGCGGGCGGCGGCAGCGGCGGCTCCGACGACCTGAACGGCCTGATCATCGGCACGACCGACAAGATCACGTCGCTCGACCCGGCGGGCTCCTACGACAACGGCTCCTTCGCCGTGCAGAACCAGGTCTTCCCCTTCCTGCTGAACACCCCGACGGGCAGCCCGGACGTCAAGCCGGACATCGCCACGAAGGCGGAGTTCACCGACCCGACGACGTACACGGTCACCCTCAAGAAGGGTCTCGAGTTCGCGAACGGCAACAAGCTCACCTCGAGCGACGTGAAGTTCTCGTTCGACCGCGACCTGAAGATCAAGAACGACAACGGCCCGTGGTCGCTGCTCGCGAACCTCAAGAGCATCGACACCCCGGACGCCACCACCGTCGTCTTCCACCTCGACCACGCCGACCAGACCTGGCCGCAGGTGCTCTCGAGCCCCGCCGGCCCGATCGTCGACGAGGACGTCTTCTCGGCGACCAAGCTGACGAGCGCCGCGGACATCGTGAAGGGCAACGCGTTCGCGGGCCAGTACACGATCAAGTCCTACAAGGAGAACGACCTCATCGCGTACGAGGCGAACCCCAAGTACGACGGCGTGCTCGACAAGGCGAAGACCAAGGACGTCACCGCCCAGTACTTCACCAAGGAAACCGACCTCAAGCTCGCCGTCCAGAAGGGCGACGTCGACGTGGCGTACCGCTCCCTGACGCCGACGGACATCACCTCGCTCCGCAAGGACAAGGACCTCCAGGTCATCGACGGCCCCGGCGGCGAGATCCGCTACGTGGTCTTCAACTTCAAGACCCAGCCCTTCGGCACCGGCCAGAGCGGCGCCGACGCGTCGAAGGCCCTCGCGGTCCGCAAGGCGGTGGCCGACGTCGTCGACCGTGCCGCCCTGGCGAAGGAGGTCTACAACGACACCTACACGCCGGTCTACTCGATGGTGCCGGACGGACTGACCGGTGCGGCGACGCCGTTCAAGTCGCTCTACGGCGACGGCCAGGGTGCCCCGGACCTCGACAAGGCGAAGAAGACCCTGTCGGACGCGGGAGTCAGCGGCAAGATCGAGCTGAACATCCAGTACTCGCCGGACCACTACGGTTCGGCCTCGGACGACGAGTACGCACTGCTGAAGTCGCAGCTCGAGTCGTCGGGCCTGTTCACCGTCAACATCCAGTCGACGGTCTACACGACCTACGCCGTGGACCGCACGAAGGACGCGTACCCGGAGTACCAGCTCGGCTGGTTCCCGGACTTCTCGGACGCCGACAACTACCTCTCGCCGTTCTTCACGAAGGACAACTTCGTGCAGAACCACTACGACGACCCGACCCTGCAGGGTCTGATCGCCGACGAGCAGGAAGAGTCCGACGAGTCCAAGCGCGCCGACCTCATCGAGCAGGCCCAGCAGCGTCAGGCCGAGCAGATCTCGACCCTGCCGCTCCTGCAGGGCAAGTCGGTCGCGGTGGCCGGCAAGGACGTCAAGGGCGTCGAGCTCGACGCTTCGTTCAAGTTCCGCTACGGGACGATCAGCAAGTAA
- a CDS encoding ATP-binding cassette domain-containing protein, translated as MIAVNGPAVVADDVSIEYRSGRGTDAIRAVDGVSLTVRQGEILAVLGESGSGKSTFAAAIAGQLGATGEGEGAHRRHIVGGELTVLGQKTRGLRTTSRKAERLSGRIGYLPQDGADRLSPDLTVGEAIAEPIYMRDRRFDRKEAGLIVARLVDAVHLPLGVMRLNTWELSSGQRQRVALARALVLEPQLLVADEPARGVDVLVRQSVLEALATLQRNRQFSAVVVSSDLREARALADRVAIMAESRLVGLGTFDEVLDNPVDPYVKTLAATAARPVKRRPATAAAPRRSSAPRRPVSAGTGPRSERQENA; from the coding sequence ATGATCGCGGTGAACGGACCGGCGGTCGTCGCAGACGACGTGTCGATCGAGTACCGGAGCGGACGGGGGACGGACGCGATCCGCGCCGTCGACGGCGTGAGCCTGACGGTCCGCCAGGGGGAGATCCTCGCCGTGCTCGGCGAGTCCGGGTCCGGCAAGTCGACCTTCGCCGCCGCCATCGCGGGACAGCTCGGCGCGACCGGCGAGGGCGAGGGCGCCCACCGACGGCACATCGTCGGCGGCGAGCTCACCGTGCTCGGACAGAAGACCCGCGGGCTGCGCACGACGTCGCGGAAGGCCGAGCGCCTCAGCGGGCGGATCGGGTACCTGCCGCAGGACGGTGCCGACCGGCTCAGTCCCGACCTCACCGTCGGCGAGGCCATCGCCGAACCGATCTACATGCGTGACCGCCGGTTCGACCGGAAGGAAGCGGGCCTCATCGTCGCGCGCCTGGTCGACGCGGTGCACCTGCCGCTCGGGGTGATGCGGCTCAACACGTGGGAACTCTCCAGCGGCCAGCGGCAGCGGGTCGCCCTCGCTCGTGCACTCGTGCTCGAGCCGCAGCTGCTCGTCGCCGACGAACCGGCGCGCGGCGTCGACGTGCTCGTCCGCCAGTCGGTGCTCGAGGCGCTCGCGACCCTGCAGCGGAACCGCCAGTTCTCCGCCGTCGTCGTGTCGAGCGACCTGCGCGAGGCCCGGGCCCTGGCCGACCGCGTGGCGATCATGGCCGAGAGCCGCCTCGTCGGTCTCGGCACCTTCGACGAGGTCCTCGACAACCCCGTCGACCCCTACGTGAAGACGCTCGCCGCGACCGCGGCACGTCCGGTGAAGCGCCGCCCGGCGACCGCCGCCGCTCCGCGCCGCTCGTCGGCGCCCCGCCGCCCGGTGTCCGCCGGGACCGGCCCCCGATCGGAACGCCAGGAGAACGCGTGA
- a CDS encoding ABC transporter permease: protein MDTEPTKPQAQRRASGGGGLGRYVLVRFLLIFPTIFILVTLVFFLMRVIGNPITASVGGRLTPSQLQERLHAAGYDRPVIVQYIEYLGQIVRGDFGSSVTDNRPVTEIILQYGGATAELVFYALVVALVLGIPLGMLAAYMRDKWPDVLLRALAILTYATPVFFGGLLLKLVFSVWLGWLPLGDRASTRAQLILDRIENPTGIYIIDALRTGNAQIIGDVLSHAVLPALTLGLLTAGIFLRLVRANMIGSLGSEYVDAARSRGVREARLVRTHAFRPALVPIITVMGLQIAMLLGGSVLTETTFGWRGLGFELNQYLSARDFVAVQGIVAILAVIVAVTNFVVDVVAALIDPRVRF from the coding sequence ATCGACACGGAGCCCACGAAGCCGCAGGCACAGCGACGTGCCAGCGGCGGCGGCGGACTCGGTCGGTACGTCCTCGTCCGCTTCCTCCTCATCTTCCCGACGATCTTCATCCTGGTGACGCTCGTGTTCTTCCTGATGCGCGTCATCGGGAACCCGATCACCGCCTCGGTCGGCGGTCGTCTCACCCCGTCCCAGCTGCAGGAACGCCTGCACGCGGCGGGCTACGACCGTCCCGTCATCGTGCAGTACATCGAGTACCTCGGACAGATCGTCCGCGGTGACTTCGGATCGTCGGTGACCGACAACCGTCCGGTGACCGAGATCATCCTGCAGTACGGCGGCGCCACCGCGGAGCTCGTGTTCTACGCGCTCGTCGTGGCCCTGGTGCTCGGCATCCCGCTCGGCATGCTCGCCGCGTACATGCGCGACAAGTGGCCGGACGTCCTGCTCCGTGCGCTCGCGATCCTGACGTACGCCACCCCGGTGTTCTTCGGCGGTCTGCTGCTCAAGCTCGTCTTCTCGGTCTGGCTCGGGTGGCTCCCGCTCGGCGACCGGGCCTCGACGCGCGCCCAGCTGATCCTCGACCGGATCGAGAACCCGACCGGGATCTACATCATCGACGCGCTCCGGACCGGCAACGCGCAGATCATCGGCGACGTGCTGTCGCACGCGGTCCTGCCCGCGCTGACGCTCGGTCTGCTCACCGCCGGCATCTTCCTGCGGCTGGTGCGCGCCAACATGATCGGTTCGCTCGGTTCCGAGTACGTCGACGCGGCACGCTCGCGCGGCGTCCGGGAGGCGCGGCTCGTCCGGACGCACGCGTTCCGTCCGGCGCTGGTCCCGATCATCACCGTGATGGGCCTGCAGATCGCCATGCTGCTGGGTGGGTCGGTGCTCACCGAGACCACCTTCGGGTGGCGCGGGCTCGGTTTCGAACTCAACCAGTACCTGTCGGCCCGCGACTTCGTCGCGGTCCAGGGCATCGTCGCGATCCTCGCGGTCATCGTCGCGGTGACGAACTTCGTCGTCGACGTCGTCGCCGCGCTCATCGACCCGAGAGTGAGGTTCTAG
- a CDS encoding ABC transporter permease, with translation MADTSLVDRHEPLWKRLPVVVQLRRSTGWQRAMLITGVVICALYIIVAVAAPLIAPYGFGQLQGADGVSFPRTGEPSATHIWGTTVGGFDVFSRVVYGARTAVLVVVVAVVVSIIIGVLLGMVSGYLGGWLDRVLVVVADAIYAFPSLLLAIVVSIVVSGGNSSYSGGIIAAAISITVVYVPQYFRVVRAEAVRLKNEAFVESARVLGTNPWRIMTRHVLRNSTRSLPLILTLNASDAILTLAGLGFLGFGIGPTSGAEWGYDLSRALSDVASGVWWTGVFPGVAIVVLVLGVTFIGESLNDISDPRLRARRRLKQLVSRKQASSTEGATA, from the coding sequence ATGGCTGACACCTCCCTCGTCGACCGCCACGAGCCGCTCTGGAAGCGTCTCCCCGTGGTGGTCCAACTCCGCCGGAGCACCGGCTGGCAGCGCGCCATGCTCATCACGGGCGTGGTCATCTGCGCCCTGTACATCATCGTCGCAGTCGCCGCGCCGCTCATCGCCCCGTACGGCTTCGGCCAGCTGCAGGGTGCGGACGGCGTCAGTTTCCCGCGCACCGGCGAGCCGAGCGCCACGCACATCTGGGGCACGACCGTCGGTGGGTTCGACGTGTTCAGCCGTGTCGTCTACGGCGCGCGTACCGCGGTCCTCGTGGTCGTCGTGGCCGTCGTCGTGTCGATCATCATCGGCGTCCTGCTCGGCATGGTCTCCGGGTACCTCGGCGGCTGGCTCGACCGGGTCCTCGTCGTGGTCGCGGACGCGATCTACGCCTTCCCGTCGCTGCTGCTCGCGATCGTCGTCTCGATCGTCGTCTCGGGCGGCAACTCGAGCTACTCGGGTGGCATCATCGCCGCGGCCATCTCGATCACCGTCGTGTACGTCCCGCAGTACTTCCGGGTCGTCCGCGCCGAGGCGGTGCGCCTGAAGAACGAGGCGTTCGTCGAGTCCGCGCGGGTGCTCGGCACGAACCCGTGGCGCATCATGACGCGGCACGTGCTCCGGAACTCGACGCGCTCCCTGCCGCTGATCCTGACGCTCAACGCGAGCGACGCGATCCTGACCCTGGCGGGCCTCGGCTTCCTCGGGTTCGGCATCGGCCCGACGAGCGGCGCGGAGTGGGGCTACGACCTCAGCCGTGCGCTGTCCGACGTGGCGTCGGGCGTCTGGTGGACCGGTGTCTTCCCGGGTGTCGCGATCGTGGTGCTCGTCCTCGGCGTCACGTTCATCGGCGAGAGCCTCAACGACATCTCCGATCCTCGTCTGCGTGCGCGCCGACGGCTCAAGCAGCTGGTGTCCCGCAAGCAGGCCAGCAGCACGGAAGGGGCGACCGCATGA
- the def gene encoding peptide deformylase: MAVLPIRITGEPVLHERAAEVTEFDDDLRSLVADMFETMDLAPGVGLAGPQVGVGKRLFVFSFTDDDGLVHRGAAVNPVLWTTPPVPEAVEELDDDEESEGCLSVPGERFPLRRSEAALLRAQDEHGEPFEVEAHGWLARIFQHEYDHLDGLLYADRLGHPYGKQVAKAIRKNSWGGPGKSWLPGRDHPEG, translated from the coding sequence ATGGCCGTTCTCCCGATCCGCATCACCGGCGAACCCGTCCTGCACGAGCGTGCAGCCGAGGTCACCGAGTTCGATGACGACCTCCGTTCGCTCGTCGCCGACATGTTCGAGACCATGGACCTGGCGCCCGGGGTCGGTCTCGCCGGCCCCCAGGTGGGTGTCGGCAAGCGGCTCTTCGTGTTCTCGTTCACCGATGATGACGGACTCGTGCACCGCGGCGCGGCCGTGAACCCCGTCCTGTGGACCACTCCCCCGGTACCCGAGGCTGTGGAGGAACTCGACGACGACGAGGAGTCCGAGGGCTGCCTCTCGGTGCCGGGCGAACGCTTCCCGCTCCGTCGCTCCGAGGCCGCGCTGCTCCGCGCCCAGGACGAACACGGCGAACCGTTCGAGGTCGAGGCGCACGGCTGGCTCGCCCGGATCTTCCAGCACGAGTACGACCACCTCGACGGCCTCCTCTACGCCGACCGTCTCGGGCACCCCTACGGCAAGCAGGTCGCGAAGGCGATCCGCAAGAACAGCTGGGGCGGCCCCGGCAAGTCCTGGCTGCCCGGTCGCGACCACCCCGAGGGCTGA
- the dnaG gene encoding DNA primase: MAGRIARNDIDEVRARVNIADVVGDYVTLKSAGVGSLKGLCPFHDERSPSFHVRPQVGRYHCFGCGEDGDVFEFVIKQDHTTFQEAVERMAAKIGFTLHYDEGDGPRTDYNTRARLIAANEAAQQFYVAQLTTAAAEPARHFLGERGFDPSAAQHFGVGFAPKSYDALKDHLRGRGFTIEEIISAGLVSQGDRSPYDRFRGRLMWPIRDVTGATIGFGARRLLDDDKGPKYLNTPETPIYHKSQVLYGLDLARRDISKQKQVVIVEGYTDVMACHLAGITTAVATCGTSFGVDHIKVLRPMLGDSAGAHLSQLGNIVFTFDPDEAGQRAASRAFAEESRFASQTYVAVAPEGLDPCDLRLARGDSAVTRLIETKRPMFEFMIRRRLATHDIETAEGRVAGLRDAAPVVAGIRDRTLATAYTRETAKWLGMDIPEVRRAVENARQRAGAAGPRQDDHRTAHAASGSGSGSGGDTAALPDEPIAGLRLLPNDPITRMERDAVMAMVQQPGHVGAPLLGLAASATFSAPMLSVVRDAVVANVDAVGSVDWLDRLLQDVPAPFRGLVQELALAPIPARTDEALALYARSIVVALVERDLLARKASLLGQLQRADPNDQADRRAEIQRQLVEIDAQRMRLRADTEAS; encoded by the coding sequence GTGGCTGGCAGGATCGCGCGGAACGACATCGACGAGGTCCGCGCGCGCGTCAACATCGCTGACGTCGTCGGCGACTACGTCACCCTGAAGTCCGCCGGGGTCGGTTCGCTCAAGGGCCTCTGCCCCTTCCACGACGAGCGATCACCGTCGTTCCACGTGCGTCCACAGGTCGGTCGGTACCACTGCTTCGGCTGCGGCGAGGACGGCGACGTCTTCGAGTTCGTCATCAAGCAGGACCACACCACCTTCCAGGAAGCCGTCGAGCGGATGGCCGCCAAGATCGGCTTCACGCTCCACTACGACGAGGGCGACGGTCCCCGCACCGACTACAACACGCGTGCGCGTCTCATCGCCGCGAACGAGGCGGCGCAGCAGTTCTACGTCGCGCAGCTCACCACGGCCGCAGCCGAGCCGGCCCGCCACTTCCTGGGGGAGCGCGGCTTCGACCCCTCGGCGGCGCAGCACTTCGGCGTCGGGTTCGCCCCGAAGTCGTACGACGCGCTGAAGGACCACCTGCGGGGGCGCGGCTTCACGATCGAGGAGATCATCTCGGCCGGCCTCGTCAGCCAGGGCGACCGCTCGCCGTACGACCGGTTCCGCGGCCGCCTGATGTGGCCGATCCGCGACGTGACCGGGGCGACGATCGGGTTCGGCGCGCGCCGGCTGCTCGACGACGACAAGGGCCCGAAGTACCTCAACACGCCGGAGACCCCGATCTACCACAAGAGCCAGGTGCTCTACGGGCTCGACCTCGCCCGACGCGACATCTCGAAGCAGAAGCAGGTCGTGATCGTCGAGGGCTACACCGACGTGATGGCGTGCCACCTCGCCGGCATCACCACCGCCGTGGCCACGTGCGGCACGTCGTTCGGCGTCGACCACATCAAGGTGCTGCGCCCGATGCTCGGCGACTCGGCCGGCGCCCACCTCTCGCAGCTCGGGAACATCGTCTTCACGTTCGACCCGGACGAGGCCGGACAGCGCGCCGCCTCCCGCGCCTTCGCCGAGGAGAGCCGGTTCGCGTCCCAGACCTACGTCGCCGTCGCACCCGAGGGACTCGACCCGTGCGACCTCCGGCTGGCCCGCGGTGACTCCGCCGTCACGCGTCTGATCGAGACGAAGCGCCCGATGTTCGAGTTCATGATCCGGCGCCGGTTGGCCACGCACGACATCGAGACGGCCGAGGGACGCGTCGCCGGGCTCCGCGATGCTGCTCCCGTCGTCGCCGGGATCCGTGACCGCACGCTGGCGACGGCGTACACGCGAGAGACCGCGAAGTGGCTCGGCATGGACATCCCCGAGGTCCGTCGTGCCGTCGAGAACGCCCGGCAGCGCGCGGGCGCCGCCGGGCCACGGCAGGACGACCACCGGACCGCGCACGCCGCGTCCGGCTCCGGCTCCGGCTCCGGCGGCGACACGGCGGCTCTGCCGGACGAACCGATCGCCGGACTCCGTCTCCTGCCGAACGACCCCATCACGCGGATGGAACGCGACGCCGTGATGGCGATGGTGCAGCAGCCCGGGCACGTCGGAGCGCCGTTGCTCGGACTCGCCGCATCGGCGACGTTCTCGGCGCCGATGCTCTCGGTCGTGCGGGACGCCGTCGTGGCGAACGTCGATGCCGTCGGTTCGGTGGACTGGCTCGACCGGCTGCTGCAGGACGTGCCGGCTCCGTTCCGCGGCCTCGTGCAGGAACTCGCACTCGCACCGATCCCGGCCCGCACCGACGAAGCCCTCGCGCTCTACGCGCGGAGCATCGTCGTCGCGCTGGTGGAGCGGGACCTGCTCGCGCGGAAGGCGTCGCTCCTCGGGCAGTTGCAGCGCGCGGACCCGAACGACCAGGCCGACCGGCGGGCCGAGATCCAACGGCAGCTCGTCGAGATCGACGCCCAGCGGATGCGGCTGCGCGCCGACACCGAGGCCTCCTAG
- a CDS encoding multidrug DMT transporter permease translates to MTTDLQLPDAVSNLTPFQALMIPVALVGAVFLSLGAQFQSRGVQRVEARLGRQSTGLSVRHVVGLVSSGYWVLGTLMLGIAVVLQLISITFAPLIVVQPLGAVALVITTWFSSRSSGVPLGRRARRAVWTCIVGVGIFVGIAAFVGHESAITRQQLVTVLVILAVVLVLVLISFRLVAKHKSALYYIVGAGILYGFVATLAKVTLNRFVNHTFDWLTVLAIIGVVVAASLGGYFVQNAYSSGSADLVIAGLTVIDPIVAVGIGVIVLGEASGAPWIAVAGFVVAAGIAITGVFMLAKYHPQTRS, encoded by the coding sequence GTGACGACGGACCTGCAGCTGCCGGATGCGGTGAGCAACCTCACGCCGTTCCAGGCGCTGATGATCCCCGTCGCGCTCGTCGGTGCGGTCTTCCTGTCGCTCGGCGCGCAGTTCCAGAGCCGGGGCGTCCAGCGGGTCGAGGCACGGCTCGGTCGGCAGTCGACGGGACTCAGTGTCCGGCACGTCGTCGGCCTGGTCTCGAGCGGCTACTGGGTGCTCGGCACGCTCATGCTCGGCATCGCCGTCGTCCTGCAGCTCATCAGCATCACCTTCGCGCCGCTCATCGTGGTGCAGCCGCTCGGCGCCGTGGCGCTGGTCATCACGACGTGGTTCTCGTCGCGGTCGTCCGGTGTGCCCCTCGGCCGCCGTGCGCGTCGGGCGGTGTGGACGTGCATCGTCGGCGTCGGCATCTTCGTCGGGATCGCGGCGTTCGTCGGGCACGAGAGCGCCATCACCCGCCAGCAGCTCGTCACCGTGCTCGTGATCCTGGCGGTCGTCCTCGTGCTCGTGCTCATCTCGTTCCGCCTCGTGGCGAAGCACAAGAGCGCGCTCTACTACATCGTCGGCGCGGGCATCCTCTACGGCTTCGTGGCGACGCTCGCGAAGGTGACGCTCAACCGCTTCGTCAACCACACCTTCGACTGGCTGACCGTCCTCGCGATCATCGGGGTCGTCGTCGCCGCGTCGCTCGGCGGGTACTTCGTGCAGAACGCGTACTCGAGCGGTTCGGCCGACCTCGTCATCGCCGGCCTGACCGTGATCGACCCGATCGTGGCCGTCGGCATCGGCGTGATCGTCCTCGGCGAGGCGTCGGGCGCTCCCTGGATCGCGGTCGCCGGGTTCGTGGTGGCCGCGGGGATCGCGATCACCGGTGTGTTCATGTTGGCCAAGTACCACCCGCAGACGCGGAGCTGA
- a CDS encoding D-isomer specific 2-hydroxyacid dehydrogenase family protein: protein MTTSALSSSSSPAGAGAGPTSSGVRGHRAVVTDAGAALPIAPPAAGPVAILPKPTDLHVAAVTEAGGTVAALDGDTRGLVWLDPRDPEGLATALDAAPGVGWVQLPFAGVDAFSHLIAEHGDRVLFTSAKGAYAEPVAEHALALTLGTLRVLQKRARARSWATEPEGVSLYGRNVVVIGAGGIALEYIRLLAPFEVSVTVVRRSSSPVDGADRTVTTDQLDEVLPDADVVMIAAAMTSGTAKLFGARQFGLMKPSARLVNIARGGLVDTDALVDALRSGAIAAAGLDVTDPEPLPDGHPLWDEPGAVITPHQADTPEMVAPLLAERVRLNTTAFLGGSGDGFVGVVDPVAGY, encoded by the coding sequence GTGACCACCTCTGCTCTGTCCTCTTCATCGTCTCCTGCTGGCGCTGGTGCCGGGCCGACCTCGTCGGGCGTGCGTGGGCACCGCGCGGTCGTGACCGATGCGGGGGCGGCGCTGCCGATCGCCCCGCCGGCGGCCGGACCGGTCGCGATCCTGCCGAAGCCGACCGACCTGCACGTGGCCGCGGTCACCGAGGCCGGTGGCACCGTCGCCGCGCTCGACGGCGACACCCGCGGGCTCGTCTGGCTCGACCCGCGCGACCCGGAGGGCCTGGCCACGGCGCTCGACGCCGCTCCCGGCGTGGGCTGGGTGCAGCTGCCGTTCGCCGGTGTCGACGCGTTCTCGCACCTCATCGCCGAGCACGGTGACCGCGTGCTGTTCACCTCTGCGAAGGGCGCCTACGCCGAGCCCGTCGCCGAGCACGCGCTCGCGCTGACGCTCGGCACGTTGCGCGTGCTGCAGAAGCGGGCGCGTGCCCGTTCGTGGGCGACCGAGCCCGAGGGTGTCTCGCTGTACGGCCGGAACGTGGTCGTCATCGGCGCCGGCGGCATCGCGCTCGAGTACATCCGGTTGCTCGCCCCGTTCGAGGTCTCCGTCACCGTGGTGCGCCGCTCGTCGTCGCCCGTGGACGGCGCCGACCGCACCGTGACGACGGACCAGCTCGACGAGGTCCTGCCGGACGCGGACGTGGTGATGATCGCCGCGGCGATGACCTCCGGCACCGCGAAGCTGTTCGGCGCGCGTCAGTTCGGCCTCATGAAGCCCTCGGCGCGGCTCGTGAACATCGCCCGCGGCGGCCTCGTCGACACCGACGCCCTCGTGGACGCCCTGCGGTCCGGTGCGATCGCGGCCGCGGGGCTCGACGTCACCGACCCCGAGCCGCTGCCCGACGGGCACCCGCTGTGGGACGAGCCCGGAGCCGTCATCACGCCGCACCAGGCGGACACGCCGGAGATGGTGGCGCCGCTCCTCGCCGAGCGCGTGCGGCTGAACACCACGGCGTTCCTCGGTGGTTCCGGGGACGGGTTCGTCGGCGTCGTCGACCCGGTCGCGGGGTACTGA